In Legionella spiritensis, the following proteins share a genomic window:
- a CDS encoding CAP domain-containing protein — MKKGKILRVGLLVLCGLMLFQPLWSAPLTIKEISVRDQQLVLDEVNKHRLSKGLKPLKLNKYMSMEATQHSRDMANKMMAFGHEDFDKRIKRIYEEIQFCRAGAENIAYFKIPPREVVRKWLTSPGHRRNIEGNFNLTGIGIAQDKNGWTYYTQIFLRTENPEFTR; from the coding sequence ATGAAAAAAGGAAAAATTTTGCGGGTCGGACTTCTGGTTCTGTGCGGTTTGATGCTGTTTCAGCCGCTTTGGTCCGCACCATTAACCATAAAAGAGATCAGCGTACGGGATCAGCAGTTGGTTCTTGATGAAGTGAATAAACACCGTCTCTCCAAAGGATTAAAACCGTTAAAGCTGAATAAATATATGTCCATGGAAGCAACGCAGCATAGCCGTGATATGGCGAATAAAATGATGGCGTTTGGTCACGAGGATTTTGATAAACGGATTAAGCGCATTTACGAGGAAATACAGTTTTGTCGCGCCGGAGCGGAAAACATTGCTTACTTCAAGATCCCTCCGCGGGAAGTGGTGCGCAAATGGTTAACCAGTCCCGGACATCGCAGAAATATTGAAGGCAATTTTAACTTAACCGGCATTGGAATTGCCCAGGACAAGAACGGATGGACGTATTATACCCAGATTTTCCTGCGTACCGAAAATCCCGAGTTTACACGATAA
- a CDS encoding peroxiredoxin: protein MIAVGKKFPEFHLKATVSNDIHNAFQSISNDTYAGKWLVMFFWPKDFTFVCPTEIAEFGKLAGDFADRDAQILGASIDSEFVHLAWRNQHPDLKELPFPMLADIKRELSRDLGILDEEEGVAQRATFIVDPEGVTRFVMVTDLNVGRNPREVLRVLDALQTDELCPCNWKKGEDTIHVA, encoded by the coding sequence ATGATTGCCGTAGGTAAAAAATTTCCTGAGTTTCATCTGAAAGCGACGGTAAGCAATGATATTCACAACGCGTTTCAGTCTATTTCCAATGACACCTATGCCGGCAAGTGGCTGGTCATGTTTTTCTGGCCCAAGGATTTTACGTTTGTTTGCCCGACTGAAATTGCCGAGTTTGGAAAACTGGCCGGTGATTTTGCCGATCGTGATGCTCAGATTCTAGGTGCAAGTATTGATAGTGAATTTGTGCATTTAGCCTGGCGGAATCAGCATCCTGATCTTAAGGAGCTGCCGTTTCCGATGCTGGCTGATATCAAGCGGGAACTGTCCCGGGATTTAGGCATCCTCGATGAGGAGGAAGGGGTTGCGCAACGGGCCACGTTTATTGTCGATCCGGAAGGCGTCACCCGGTTTGTTATGGTAACGGACCTGAACGTCGGGCGTAATCCCCGGGAAGTTTTGAGGGTACTGGATGCCTTACAGACGGATGAATTATGTCCCTGTAACTGGAAGAAAGGGGAAGATACCATTCACGTTGCCTGA
- a CDS encoding superoxide dismutase family protein: protein MKKLPLILCGVLTLSSVHADKVRSVIYATDGKKELGTVNFEDTKYGLLITPELSSLPPGLHGFHLHQHPDCGDHGMDAGGHFDPGKTNTHQGPYGNGHLGDLPVLAVNGDGQATTPVLAPRLKTSDLKGLSVMVHAGGDNYSDNPPLGGGGARIACGKVGS from the coding sequence ATGAAAAAATTACCATTAATCTTATGCGGTGTCCTCACCCTTTCATCCGTCCATGCCGACAAAGTCCGGAGCGTGATATACGCGACCGATGGCAAAAAGGAACTGGGAACGGTCAATTTTGAAGACACCAAATACGGCTTGCTGATTACACCTGAACTATCGTCACTCCCCCCGGGACTGCATGGCTTTCATCTGCACCAGCATCCCGATTGCGGCGACCATGGCATGGATGCCGGCGGGCATTTTGATCCGGGTAAAACCAACACGCACCAGGGCCCTTATGGCAATGGCCATTTGGGGGACTTGCCGGTGCTGGCGGTCAATGGCGATGGACAAGCCACTACTCCGGTGCTGGCTCCCCGCTTGAAAACCAGCGATTTGAAAGGATTATCCGTCATGGTTCATGCCGGCGGAGATAACTACAGCGATAATCCGCCATTAGGCGGCGGCGGTGCGCGCATAGCCTGCGGCAAAGTCGGTTCCTGA
- the icmF gene encoding type IVB secretion system protein IcmF — MDKSLQALCDSLKRIFAQLKPQQNPLSFLLLIGKTGQGKTTLLKQSNLFHLEIEQEHPIHVFYNNHGVIVELGESWLNRSENLLAFSLKQLNRCHSNIKISGLVLCVDSSELLLTEPVQLMEQCKSHTQLLERFGNELGYRADTAIFVTKLDALAGFCEFFQAEHTSELNKPFGFSLNNNLRKDRFINHYKTQFDHMLEVTGQQIINKLHPARSSVKRTLIREFPLQLASLRVPLQILLQNLNHHLFHLQALYFTSAEQGGLSVDKLNKKIQHEYALAVQDRFPQSNNYRAYFIEGAIKTFQDQTKHHSPSMSTNHKAIAGVAAGFAGLFLCVLGYQHITTSKLLDGASKELLAYETLIVQPDNKTSAIHHLSQAENMLDLIPVNLFSSSLIEQLKGQLHRNTKHHLQDNFLPDLIGNLEEVISNPSQTQLARYKALKVYLMLGESEHFSEPEVINWFHESWKAKNPDKPIEKDLLLLKKAIKQPLQPIAINRQLISDTRNYLNALPAAYLYYSLAKGSFPQEKTLINIEGFDLTNKELPIYYTKEGFSQIMALLPKITTQLQLDNWILARQDLGNLYLQLQQAYCFEYVTWWQNFIRRTHPQHYQGYQQARQLAQTLQQTNAISHLIELIQQHTSPDLSNNALLFNQEIASQFTALNLMSHSSIKELNINITELEKFLTTLGVVNDHGRTVFELTRARFNDESQSDPLSALYRLSRQLPEPVSGWAKQIADDTWYIFITESREYLNRKWQATVYNEYQSAISNRYPFEPNQPVEISLAEFDRFFAPKGTLNNFVNHYVKPFLDVSKPQWQPKEHDGYMMPISNDIINELIRANVISNMFFPENSNKSKIDFTLQKINLDPVVASLQLTIGDIKLTDNQDSESYTFFNWPQSNARLALYSIEGAHYELEESGPWAFFKILQKVNVLVDNNDSASLQILFEVNGNSGRYILKTQNPINPFSPGVLTGFNLNKEIT, encoded by the coding sequence ATGGATAAATCGTTACAAGCACTTTGCGATTCATTAAAACGCATTTTCGCACAACTAAAGCCCCAGCAAAATCCATTATCCTTTCTATTGCTGATCGGTAAAACCGGCCAGGGTAAAACAACCTTGTTGAAACAAAGCAATCTTTTTCATCTCGAGATTGAGCAGGAACATCCGATTCATGTTTTTTACAACAATCATGGCGTGATTGTAGAGCTGGGTGAATCCTGGCTAAATCGTAGCGAAAATCTTCTCGCATTTTCGTTGAAGCAATTAAATCGCTGTCACAGCAATATCAAAATCAGCGGCCTTGTTCTTTGCGTTGACAGCAGTGAACTGTTATTAACGGAACCCGTGCAGCTTATGGAACAGTGCAAATCCCATACCCAGCTTCTGGAACGGTTCGGTAATGAACTCGGGTATCGGGCAGATACGGCGATCTTTGTGACCAAACTGGATGCGTTAGCGGGGTTCTGTGAATTTTTTCAAGCCGAGCATACGTCAGAATTAAACAAACCATTTGGTTTTTCCCTTAATAACAACCTCCGGAAAGATCGATTTATCAACCACTACAAAACACAGTTTGATCATATGCTCGAAGTGACAGGGCAACAGATTATCAATAAACTGCATCCGGCCCGTTCCAGCGTCAAACGGACACTAATCCGTGAATTCCCATTACAACTCGCCAGTTTAAGGGTACCCCTTCAAATATTACTGCAAAATTTAAACCACCACTTATTTCATTTACAGGCGCTCTATTTCACGAGTGCGGAGCAAGGTGGACTAAGTGTGGACAAGCTTAACAAAAAAATACAGCATGAATATGCCCTGGCCGTTCAGGACCGTTTTCCCCAATCCAATAATTACCGCGCCTATTTTATTGAGGGCGCCATTAAGACCTTTCAGGATCAAACAAAACACCATTCGCCGAGCATGTCAACGAACCACAAGGCTATTGCCGGTGTTGCCGCAGGATTTGCCGGTTTATTTTTATGCGTGCTAGGCTACCAGCATATCACTACCAGTAAATTGCTGGATGGAGCAAGCAAGGAATTATTGGCTTATGAAACATTAATAGTACAACCCGATAATAAAACATCCGCGATCCATCATCTGTCCCAGGCTGAAAACATGCTGGATTTGATTCCTGTCAACCTCTTTTCCAGTTCACTAATCGAACAATTAAAAGGTCAATTGCACAGAAACACCAAACACCACCTGCAAGATAATTTTCTCCCTGATTTAATCGGTAACCTGGAGGAAGTGATTTCCAACCCGTCGCAGACCCAGCTAGCACGCTACAAGGCTTTAAAGGTCTATCTGATGCTGGGGGAATCGGAGCATTTTTCGGAACCGGAAGTCATCAACTGGTTCCATGAGAGCTGGAAAGCCAAAAATCCTGACAAACCGATTGAAAAAGATCTTCTTCTGCTAAAAAAAGCAATAAAACAGCCCTTGCAACCCATTGCGATTAACAGGCAATTAATCAGTGATACTCGTAATTATCTAAACGCGCTACCTGCCGCGTATCTGTATTACTCTCTGGCAAAAGGTTCCTTTCCGCAGGAAAAAACTCTCATTAATATAGAAGGGTTTGATTTAACCAATAAAGAATTGCCCATTTATTACACCAAAGAGGGTTTTAGCCAAATCATGGCTCTCTTGCCAAAAATCACTACCCAATTACAGCTGGACAACTGGATTTTAGCCCGACAGGATCTTGGCAACCTGTACCTGCAACTGCAACAGGCCTATTGCTTTGAATACGTCACCTGGTGGCAAAATTTTATACGACGAACCCATCCACAACATTATCAGGGTTATCAACAAGCCAGACAACTGGCTCAGACGTTGCAGCAGACGAATGCCATATCGCATTTAATTGAATTGATCCAACAGCATACCAGTCCGGATTTATCAAATAATGCCTTATTATTTAATCAGGAAATTGCCAGCCAGTTTACCGCCCTGAATTTAATGAGTCATTCTTCTATAAAAGAATTAAACATAAACATTACCGAGCTTGAAAAATTTCTGACCACACTTGGCGTGGTTAACGATCATGGTCGTACGGTATTTGAATTAACCAGGGCTCGATTTAATGACGAATCACAATCCGATCCCCTGAGTGCCTTATACCGCCTTTCCCGCCAATTGCCGGAACCTGTTTCCGGTTGGGCCAAGCAAATTGCCGACGATACCTGGTATATTTTTATCACGGAAAGCAGAGAGTATCTCAACCGCAAATGGCAAGCGACCGTTTACAATGAATACCAGTCCGCCATATCCAATCGTTATCCTTTTGAACCCAACCAGCCGGTTGAAATTTCCCTTGCCGAATTTGACCGTTTTTTTGCTCCAAAAGGAACATTAAATAATTTTGTTAACCATTATGTGAAACCATTTCTGGATGTATCAAAACCCCAATGGCAACCTAAAGAGCACGACGGTTATATGATGCCGATTTCCAACGACATTATTAATGAGTTAATTCGCGCCAATGTGATTAGCAATATGTTTTTCCCCGAAAATTCCAATAAAAGCAAAATAGATTTTACACTACAGAAAATTAACCTGGATCCGGTCGTTGCCAGCCTGCAGCTGACCATTGGAGACATCAAATTAACGGATAATCAGGATAGTGAGTCTTATACGTTTTTCAATTGGCCGCAATCCAATGCCCGATTGGCTCTTTACTCTATTGAGGGCGCTCATTACGAGCTTGAGGAATCCGGACCCTGGGCATTTTTCAAGATTTTACAAAAAGTAAATGTCCTGGTTGATAATAACGACAGCGCCAGCCTGCAAATTCTTTTTGAAGTCAACGGTAACTCCGGCCGCTATATACTTAAAACCCAGAATCCTATTAATCCATTTAGCCCTGGTGTTTTAACCGGATTTAACCTCAATAAGGAAATCACCTGA
- a CDS encoding carboxymuconolactone decarboxylase family protein, protein MVDFIKEKLPEFARDARINLTKVLDVTQTDGLTEEQIIGSALAVAYHLGDDTLIAGLIESVGNDTIRQAAKVAASLMAMNNIYYRFVHLSELAELGQVPTGLRMQGMMNSGTDKVTFEIMCLAVSGLNGCGACISAHSRQLLEHGLPLSAIARIGKISAVLHAVHVSLHL, encoded by the coding sequence ATGGTGGATTTCATCAAGGAAAAGTTACCCGAATTCGCCAGGGACGCGCGTATAAATTTGACCAAGGTCCTGGATGTGACCCAGACGGACGGTTTGACTGAGGAACAGATTATTGGTTCGGCGCTGGCTGTTGCCTATCATCTGGGTGATGACACCCTCATTGCCGGATTGATAGAGTCCGTTGGAAACGATACCATTCGGCAAGCGGCTAAAGTCGCAGCCAGTTTGATGGCTATGAATAATATCTATTATCGTTTTGTTCATTTGAGTGAACTGGCTGAACTAGGACAAGTCCCGACAGGTCTGCGCATGCAGGGCATGATGAATTCGGGTACGGATAAGGTGACCTTTGAAATCATGTGTCTTGCCGTATCGGGATTAAATGGGTGCGGTGCCTGTATCAGCGCCCATAGCCGTCAATTGCTGGAGCATGGCTTACCGCTCTCCGCTATTGCGCGTATTGGGAAAATCAGCGCTGTATTGCATGCGGTTCATGTCAGTTTACATTTGTAA
- a CDS encoding DMT family transporter codes for MELLRIYAALASTLLLWASAFVGIRIGLVDYSPGALALLRFLVASLFMAIIYVRLPAKKAMSWKTRMALLTIGIGGIGIYNLCLNYGEMTVSAGVASFVIGLIPVITIILSVLLLRERPGPGVWLGIVLGFCGLFLIMAAENAYRSQGSGVLMIMVSALMGGIYTFSQKRYLQAYHPVIVTAWIIWGGTFMLLIFLPDLIREIPHAGKQGTIAAVYMGIFPAALAYVAWSYVIHHWSATNAATFLYAMPVISTVMGYLVLYERPGRLSLIGGFIALAGALVASRFQQRVTRSNAGESENSSELAVSTG; via the coding sequence GTGGAATTACTCAGGATTTACGCCGCTTTGGCTTCAACATTGCTTTTATGGGCATCCGCGTTTGTTGGAATCCGGATCGGTCTGGTTGATTATTCGCCCGGAGCGCTGGCGTTGCTGCGTTTTTTGGTAGCGTCCTTGTTTATGGCGATTATTTACGTCCGGTTACCGGCTAAAAAAGCCATGTCATGGAAAACCAGGATGGCCTTATTGACCATAGGTATCGGGGGGATCGGGATTTATAACCTCTGTTTGAATTATGGGGAAATGACGGTATCCGCCGGTGTCGCCAGTTTTGTGATAGGCCTTATCCCCGTGATTACGATTATTCTGTCGGTGCTGCTGTTGCGTGAGCGGCCTGGCCCTGGAGTCTGGCTTGGCATTGTACTCGGTTTTTGTGGTCTTTTTCTTATTATGGCGGCGGAAAACGCGTACCGGTCCCAGGGCAGTGGCGTGCTGATGATTATGGTATCGGCATTGATGGGAGGGATTTACACGTTCAGCCAAAAACGCTATTTACAGGCTTACCATCCTGTGATCGTAACCGCATGGATCATCTGGGGTGGTACGTTCATGTTACTGATATTTCTACCTGATTTAATCAGGGAAATACCTCATGCCGGCAAGCAGGGAACCATCGCTGCTGTTTACATGGGCATTTTCCCCGCAGCACTTGCTTACGTCGCCTGGAGCTATGTTATCCACCACTGGTCTGCCACTAATGCGGCGACGTTTCTTTATGCCATGCCGGTGATATCGACGGTCATGGGGTATCTGGTTTTGTACGAAAGGCCTGGAAGATTATCCTTGATCGGCGGGTTTATCGCCCTGGCGGGTGCTTTGGTGGCCAGCCGCTTTCAACAGCGGGTAACACGTTCAAATGCCGGCGAAAGCGAAAACAGTTCTGAGTTAGCCGTGTCCACGGGATAA
- the icmH gene encoding type IVB secretion system protein IcmH/DotU: MAAEHFSVSLVSRLSLQGTQQMPQGYYRSKLFIVPFTTNPIVAAAGPLLSLLERLCVSTSLPPIRSIRENIEHELRAFHSRIHGKEYNEELEAIANYLLSATIDELLGKSYLRFDGKMAEFNSFTPASFDSVGPEERFFDIINYIKERPNQYLDLLELAYYCLISGFEGKQHGRANGRQILDDLIEELYQLIRQYRVNKSYRLFKEQKKTEAPSSNRKPILVICFLSLGLLIAGYWVSHAVIEHKAKTVQFGHHIVAKLDD; encoded by the coding sequence ATGGCAGCCGAACATTTTTCGGTTTCTCTTGTAAGCCGACTGTCATTACAGGGCACTCAGCAAATGCCTCAAGGTTATTATCGCTCCAAGTTATTTATTGTTCCTTTCACAACCAATCCGATTGTTGCAGCAGCAGGTCCGCTTCTTTCACTACTGGAAAGGTTGTGCGTCAGCACATCCCTGCCGCCTATCCGAAGTATTCGAGAAAATATCGAACATGAATTACGCGCGTTTCACAGCCGTATTCATGGCAAGGAGTATAATGAGGAACTGGAAGCCATAGCCAATTATTTATTATCAGCTACCATTGATGAACTCCTTGGGAAAAGTTATCTGCGTTTTGACGGTAAAATGGCCGAATTCAATTCCTTTACCCCGGCTTCCTTCGACAGTGTCGGTCCGGAAGAGCGCTTTTTTGACATTATCAATTATATTAAGGAAAGACCAAATCAGTATCTGGATTTACTGGAACTAGCCTATTATTGCCTGATTTCAGGTTTTGAAGGGAAACAGCACGGACGCGCTAACGGACGACAAATTCTCGATGATCTGATTGAAGAATTATATCAGTTGATACGACAATACCGCGTCAACAAATCATACCGTCTTTTCAAAGAGCAGAAAAAAACGGAGGCGCCGTCCTCCAATCGAAAACCGATACTGGTTATCTGTTTTCTTTCGTTAGGTCTATTGATTGCCGGTTACTGGGTAAGCCATGCCGTGATCGAACATAAAGCAAAAACCGTCCAATTCGGACATCATATTGTGGCTAAACTGGATGACTGA
- a CDS encoding glycine-rich domain-containing protein, whose translation MKQPALDELLTYENPGVVSYFTHHNPTFSLNASRQLFTDLLGWLWLNALRQQKNCPTYFFGPLLPMDDMWHAFILHSRDYVSFCERYFDGYFHHNIEPIGMEHQLAPEEIGDFLYDCFEYLGEQWVIRYFGEALPVILEP comes from the coding sequence ATGAAACAACCGGCACTTGATGAGTTACTGACTTACGAAAATCCTGGTGTGGTGAGCTATTTCACGCACCACAACCCGACTTTCAGCCTGAATGCCAGCCGACAGCTTTTTACAGACCTTCTGGGCTGGCTGTGGTTAAACGCCCTCCGCCAGCAAAAAAATTGCCCCACTTATTTTTTTGGCCCTTTGCTCCCGATGGATGACATGTGGCACGCCTTCATTCTTCACTCCAGAGACTATGTGTCCTTTTGCGAGCGTTATTTTGACGGCTATTTTCACCATAACATTGAACCGATTGGGATGGAGCATCAACTTGCTCCCGAAGAGATAGGTGACTTTCTTTACGATTGTTTTGAATATCTGGGAGAACAATGGGTAATACGCTATTTTGGCGAAGCATTGCCTGTTATCCTTGAACCGTGA